A stretch of Falco rusticolus isolate bFalRus1 chromosome 2, bFalRus1.pri, whole genome shotgun sequence DNA encodes these proteins:
- the N6AMT1 gene encoding methyltransferase N6AMT1 isoform X1, translating to MAAPTLPTPRYDHVGPHGPFRDVYEPAEDTFLLLDALERDAARLREARVEICLEIGSGSGVVSTFLASSVIGSSALYICTDINPMAAYCTLETAALNNVHLQPVITDLVRGLSPRLNGKVDLLLFNPPYVVTPSEEVESHGIEASWAGGRKGREVMDRVFPLVPDLLSPGGLFYLVTIKENNPDEILETMKKYGLEGTRVLSRQAGQEMLTVLKFKKP from the exons ATGGCGGCGCCCACGCTCCCTACCCCCCGGTACGACCACGTGGGGCCGCACGGGCCTTTCCGGGACGTGTACGAGCCGGCCGAGGacaccttcctgctgctggaCGCGCTGGAGCGGGACGCGGCCCGCCTGCGGGAGGCTCG AGTTGAGATCTGCCTTGAAATAGGATCTGGATCTGGTGTGGTTTCAACATTTCTAGCTTCTTCCGTTATTGGCTCCAGTGCGCTGTATAT aTGTACAGATATCAACCCAATGGCAGCTTACTGTACACTGGAGACAGCTGCACTTAACAATGTTCACCTTCAGCCAGTCATTACTGATTTG GTCAGAGGACTGTCTCCAAGATTAAATGGGAAGGTTGATCTACTGCTATTTAATCCACCGTATGTTGTAACACCTTCTGAAGAG GTGGAAAGCCATGGAATAGAGGCATCTTGGGCTGGTGGCAGAAAGGGCAGAGAAGTAATGGATCGAGTTTTTCCATTAGTACCAGACCTACTTTCACCAGGAGGATTATTCTACTTGGtcacaataaaagaaaataatccag ACGAAATTCTGgaaacaatgaagaaatatgGCTTAGAAGGCACACGAGTACTTTCCAGGCAAGCAGGACAAGAGATGCTTACTGTCCTCAAATTTAAGAAGCCTTGA
- the N6AMT1 gene encoding methyltransferase N6AMT1 isoform X2, with product MAAPTLPTPRYDHVGPHGPFRDVYEPAEDTFLLLDALERDAARLREARVEICLEIGSGSGVVSTFLASSVIGSSALYICTDINPMAAYCTLETAALNNVHLQPVITDLVESHGIEASWAGGRKGREVMDRVFPLVPDLLSPGGLFYLVTIKENNPDEILETMKKYGLEGTRVLSRQAGQEMLTVLKFKKP from the exons ATGGCGGCGCCCACGCTCCCTACCCCCCGGTACGACCACGTGGGGCCGCACGGGCCTTTCCGGGACGTGTACGAGCCGGCCGAGGacaccttcctgctgctggaCGCGCTGGAGCGGGACGCGGCCCGCCTGCGGGAGGCTCG AGTTGAGATCTGCCTTGAAATAGGATCTGGATCTGGTGTGGTTTCAACATTTCTAGCTTCTTCCGTTATTGGCTCCAGTGCGCTGTATAT aTGTACAGATATCAACCCAATGGCAGCTTACTGTACACTGGAGACAGCTGCACTTAACAATGTTCACCTTCAGCCAGTCATTACTGATTTG GTGGAAAGCCATGGAATAGAGGCATCTTGGGCTGGTGGCAGAAAGGGCAGAGAAGTAATGGATCGAGTTTTTCCATTAGTACCAGACCTACTTTCACCAGGAGGATTATTCTACTTGGtcacaataaaagaaaataatccag ACGAAATTCTGgaaacaatgaagaaatatgGCTTAGAAGGCACACGAGTACTTTCCAGGCAAGCAGGACAAGAGATGCTTACTGTCCTCAAATTTAAGAAGCCTTGA